A single region of the Leptodactylus fuscus isolate aLepFus1 chromosome 5, aLepFus1.hap2, whole genome shotgun sequence genome encodes:
- the SAXO2 gene encoding stabilizer of axonemal microtubules 2, with amino-acid sequence MRRKCICEICTCGRHRCPHMPTKIFEKSNQPCLLTEYVEKYPQYDNIQPPNSMKPKHEYQGNRGKMEGITTFKSDYIPYEVTNRPVRPNQEYQPKPGQIDLGTTYKQDFNPYKIEPMIPARPVEKRQTGLGKFDANPTYKADYRPWDIQKRELAKPEHYYQPPNVKFGNATTFQDDFFPKEIQPRESFKPPGVAKHSDIPFDGTTNHRTSYVPYKIEPRAAREKQEYKPSSQPFEDLTTHRINFKGALGEITKSFKPEHKKVGSDAKFDGSTEFRDSFQPWQVPPHHVQKSLEYNPPTTHMELDTTTHLDYVPHQLNYVAPIRPVSHGRRSNVPFQGNSTMKEDFRAWEARRQEMIKKDHQIPKPTGKFDGLTTFKSHYLPYEIHPTESFKPSNAALRNSAPFESGTLYRSDYTPKKNEICPATYPLPPGYVFESVDSRGHKMFRRIDAPEENSFASTNEKNLAKAIAVIS; translated from the exons GCGTCACCGTTGCCCGCATATGCCAACTAAAATTTTTGAGAAATCTAATCAGCCTTGCCTTTTGACTGAATATGTGGAGAAATACCCACAGTATGATAACATCCAACCGCCAAACAGCATGAAACCAAAGCATGAGTACCAGGGGAACCGCGGCAAGATGGAAGGAATAACAACCTTTAA GTCAGACTATATTCCATATGAAGTAACCAATCGTCCAGTACGTCCTAACCAAGAGTATCAACCAAAGCCTGGTCAGATCGACCTTGGAACCACCTACAAACAAGACTTTAACCCCTATAAGATAGAACCAATGATCCCAGCACGACCAGTGGAAAAAAGACAAACAGGCTTGGGAAAATTTGACGCAAATCCTACATATAAAG ctgactACAGACCATGGGACATCCAAAAAAGAGAACTTGCTAAGCCAGAACATTATTACCAACCACCAAATGTTAAATTTGGAAATGCAACTACGTTCCAGGATGACTTTTTCCCAAAAGAAATACAGCCAAGAGAGAGTTTCAAGCCACCGGGTGTTGCAAAACACAGTGACATACCTTTTGATGGCACTACAAACCATCGTACTTCATATGTTCCTTATAAAATAGAACCAAGGGCTGCAAGAGAAAAGCAAGAGTATAAGCCGAGCAGTCAGCCATTTGAAGATCTCACCACCCATCGTATCAATTTTAAAGGTGCTCTTGGAGAAATAACAAAAAGCTTTAAACCTGAGCATAAAAAAGTTGGTAGTGATGCTAAATTCGATGGCAGCACTGAATTCCGTGATAGCTTTCAGCCATGGCAAGTTCCTCCGCACCATGTCCAAAAATCTCTGGAATATAATCCACCTACTACTCACATGGAGTTAGATACTACAACTCATTTAGATTATGTTCCACATCAGCTAAATTATGTTGCCCCAATTCGACCTGTATCTCATGGAAGGAGAAGCAATGTTCCTTTCCAGGGAAATTCTACAATGAAGGAAGATTTTAGGGCCTGGGAAGCAAGACGTCAAGAAATGATCAAGAAAGACCATCAGATTCCCAAGCCTACTGGAAAATTTGATGGGTTGACTACCTTCAAGTCCCACTATCTTCCCTATGAGATACACCCAACTGAAAGTTTCAAGCCTTCTAATGCAGCACTTCGAAACTCGGCCCCATTTGAAAGTGGAACCTTGTACCGCTCAGATTATACACCCAAGAAAAATGAAATTTGCCCTGCTACATACCCATTACCACCAGGTTATGTCTTTGAGAGTGTTGATAGCCGAGGCCATAAAATGTTTCGAAGGATTGATGCTCCAGAAGAAAATTCTTTTGCCAGTACCAATGAGAAGAACCTTGCAAAAGCAATTGCTGTGATATCGTAA